A genomic segment from Propionispora hippei DSM 15287 encodes:
- a CDS encoding DUF2815 family protein, whose amino-acid sequence MKNQSTATKVIVPCRFSYLHCWEPDSVNGGDPKFSVSAIVPKSDTKTVEAIKAAIEQAKKDSVSKWGGKIPGNLKTPLRDGDIDRPDDEAYKGCYFFNANSRQAPQVVDGKVQPVLDQSEVYSGCYGRISVTFYGYNSNGNRGIAAGLGNIQKLKDGEPLGGGRPKAADDFDTVDEEDFLA is encoded by the coding sequence ATGAAAAATCAGTCTACCGCTACTAAGGTCATCGTACCCTGCCGTTTTTCCTACCTGCATTGCTGGGAGCCGGATTCCGTCAACGGCGGAGATCCTAAATTCAGCGTTTCGGCCATCGTGCCGAAGAGCGACACCAAGACCGTGGAAGCCATCAAAGCCGCAATTGAACAGGCAAAAAAGGATTCTGTCTCCAAGTGGGGCGGCAAGATTCCCGGCAATCTCAAAACCCCGCTTCGCGACGGCGATATCGACCGCCCCGATGACGAAGCCTACAAGGGCTGCTATTTTTTCAACGCCAACAGCCGGCAGGCTCCACAAGTGGTGGATGGCAAAGTACAGCCCGTTCTTGACCAGAGCGAGGTATACTCCGGCTGCTACGGCCGCATCAGCGTGACGTTTTACGGATACAACTCCAACGGCAACCGCGGTATCGCGGCAGGCCTTGGCAACATCCAGAAGCTGAAAGACGGAGAGCCGTTGGGCGGCGGTCGCCCCAAGGCGGCTGATGATTTCGACACGGTCGATGAGGAAGATTTTTTGGCCTAA